One Oceanicoccus sagamiensis genomic region harbors:
- a CDS encoding TRAP transporter large permease has protein sequence MIELIPLFMFIAVCLVLMLGYPVAFSLAGTALVFAGVGVITGHFDPSFLTAMPNRLFGTIKNTTLIAVPLFVMMGVMLEKSRVAEQLLGNMAALFGRVQGGLAISVVLVGMLLAASTGIVGATVVTMGLMSLPSMLNRGYDPKLATGVICATGTLGQIIPPSIALVLLGDILSTAYQQAQLNMGIFNPKTVSVGDLFIGALVPGFILVTLYIVYLLVFVRMRPGAAPAVEDQQLPSMADLFSGLIPPVLLIMAVLGSILVGAATPTEAAGVGALGATLLAALKGELSKQRLGEVGRSTLEVTCMVFMILIGAAVFSLVFRGFGGEETIHHLFQQMPGGVVGAIAVVMLVIFLLGFILDFIEITFVVVPIVGPILLAMGVDPIWLGIMIAINLQTSFLTPPFGFALFYLRGVAPESVKTGDIYRGVIPFVLIQLLLLGMIAQWPSLVTGLPELLKQ, from the coding sequence ATGATTGAGTTAATTCCATTGTTTATGTTTATTGCGGTATGTCTGGTGTTAATGCTGGGTTATCCCGTCGCCTTTAGCCTGGCCGGAACGGCGCTGGTGTTTGCCGGGGTAGGTGTTATCACCGGGCATTTTGACCCTTCTTTTTTAACCGCCATGCCCAACCGCTTATTTGGCACGATCAAAAATACCACACTGATTGCCGTGCCACTGTTTGTCATGATGGGGGTGATGTTAGAAAAATCCCGTGTCGCTGAACAATTACTGGGTAATATGGCCGCGCTATTTGGTCGGGTTCAAGGTGGCTTGGCCATCTCTGTAGTGTTGGTAGGGATGTTGCTCGCAGCCAGTACCGGTATTGTCGGTGCTACCGTGGTGACCATGGGCTTAATGTCACTGCCCTCGATGTTAAATCGTGGCTATGACCCAAAGCTGGCCACCGGCGTTATCTGCGCTACCGGCACACTGGGGCAGATTATCCCCCCTTCTATCGCGCTGGTTTTGCTGGGGGATATTTTATCAACCGCCTATCAACAGGCGCAGCTAAATATGGGCATCTTTAACCCCAAAACAGTTTCGGTTGGCGATCTGTTTATTGGTGCACTGGTGCCGGGCTTTATTCTGGTCACGCTGTATATTGTTTATCTGTTGGTGTTTGTAAGAATGCGCCCGGGGGCAGCACCCGCGGTTGAAGACCAACAATTACCGTCTATGGCTGATTTGTTTAGCGGCTTAATTCCGCCCGTGTTATTAATTATGGCGGTGTTGGGTTCTATTCTGGTGGGCGCCGCCACTCCCACCGAAGCGGCCGGCGTCGGTGCCTTAGGGGCGACATTGCTAGCGGCATTAAAAGGTGAATTAAGTAAGCAGCGTTTGGGCGAAGTCGGCCGCTCTACCCTTGAAGTCACCTGTATGGTGTTTATGATTTTAATTGGCGCAGCGGTCTTTTCACTGGTGTTCCGCGGCTTTGGTGGTGAAGAAACCATCCATCATCTGTTTCAGCAAATGCCCGGTGGTGTGGTAGGTGCTATCGCGGTAGTGATGCTGGTGATTTTTCTGCTGGGCTTTATTCTGGACTTTATTGAAATTACCTTTGTGGTGGTGCCGATTGTTGGGCCTATTTTACTGGCCATGGGCGTTGACCCGATTTGGCTGGGTATTATGATTGCGATTAACCTGCAAACCTCCTTTCTAACACCGCCCTTTGGCTTTGCCCTGTTCTATTTACGGGGGGTGGCACCGGAGTCGGTGAAAACCGGGGATATTTATCGCGGAGTTATCCCTTTTGTATTGATTCAACTGCTACTACTAGGCATGATTGCGCAGTGGCCCTCTCTGGTTACCGGCCTTCCAGAGTTATTAAAGCAATAA
- a CDS encoding acyl-CoA thioesterase: protein MSDDDLNDDIPLPGGDLALQTIAMPADTNANGDIFGGWLVSQMDLAGAIAALKVAQGRIATVAINGMVFLTPVHVGAVVSCYADVTEVGRSSIKVNVEVWIRHKKTQEPTKVTEGEFVFVALDDSGKTRVIK, encoded by the coding sequence ATGAGTGATGACGATTTAAACGATGATATCCCCCTGCCCGGCGGCGACCTTGCCCTGCAAACGATTGCGATGCCCGCAGATACCAATGCCAATGGTGATATTTTTGGTGGCTGGCTGGTGTCGCAAATGGATTTGGCTGGCGCGATTGCTGCGCTAAAAGTTGCTCAGGGGCGAATAGCTACCGTTGCAATTAACGGCATGGTGTTTTTAACCCCCGTTCATGTCGGTGCCGTGGTTAGCTGCTATGCCGATGTTACGGAAGTTGGTCGCAGCTCGATCAAGGTCAATGTTGAGGTTTGGATCCGCCATAAAAAAACACAGGAGCCCACCAAAGTTACCGAAGGTGAGTTTGTTTTTGTGGCCCTGGATGACTCGGGTAAAACCCGCGTTATTAAATAG
- a CDS encoding acyl-CoA thioesterase has translation MSTTSVDKQPEPYGELAIQTIAMPAHTNPRGEIFAGWVVSQMDLAAGIAALDVAQGRVATVAINGMQFLIAVHVGAIVSCYTEVTKIGRSSVHINVEVWINEKKTFEPVKVTEGEFVFVAIDDSGRTRPMDK, from the coding sequence ATGAGTACGACGTCTGTAGATAAGCAGCCAGAGCCCTATGGTGAACTTGCCATACAAACCATTGCGATGCCCGCCCATACCAATCCCCGCGGTGAAATTTTTGCCGGCTGGGTAGTTTCACAAATGGATTTGGCCGCGGGTATTGCAGCGCTGGATGTTGCCCAGGGCCGAGTGGCGACGGTTGCGATTAATGGTATGCAATTTTTAATCGCCGTCCATGTTGGCGCCATTGTCAGCTGTTATACCGAGGTGACTAAAATTGGCCGCAGCTCGGTGCACATTAATGTGGAAGTCTGGATTAACGAAAAGAAAACCTTTGAACCGGTAAAAGTCACTGAAGGTGAGTTTGTTTTTGTGGCTATAGATGATAGTGGCCGGACTCGGCCTATGGACAAGTAA
- a CDS encoding BrnA antitoxin family protein: MDEDVLVWFKGQGKGYQTRINQLLRSYMQSQQR, from the coding sequence ATGGACGAAGATGTTCTGGTCTGGTTTAAAGGGCAGGGCAAAGGCTACCAGACACGCATTAATCAATTGCTGCGTTCTTATATGCAGTCACAGCAGCGCTAG
- a CDS encoding RHS repeat domain-containing protein — MRRITACIKPVLWVIVTVFVATTASAEIGTYYIHNDHLGTPQVVTDENQTVVWQANKKPFGETEEVVSGIDQQARFLGQYFDEESGLAYNYYRDYDPSLGRYIQSDPRGVLLDFSDPQRQVAAQMGLGIPDYPYVSSLNHVYGYAGQDPVNYIDPTGEGVVKLAIKVANKVGFDFDGPKKSKDGMRICQIRYKKKPIFRLDKHPISPTDRTPVVHFHVAPNMKKHRKVPGF, encoded by the coding sequence ATGAGAAGGATTACAGCATGTATAAAGCCTGTGCTATGGGTTATTGTTACAGTGTTTGTTGCAACAACAGCTAGCGCAGAAATTGGAACTTACTATATTCATAATGATCACCTGGGTACGCCGCAGGTAGTAACAGATGAAAATCAAACGGTAGTTTGGCAGGCGAATAAAAAGCCGTTTGGTGAAACAGAAGAGGTGGTGAGTGGTATAGATCAACAGGCTCGGTTTCTTGGTCAGTATTTTGATGAAGAGAGTGGGTTGGCTTATAACTACTATCGGGATTATGATCCGTCACTAGGAAGATACATTCAGAGTGATCCAAGAGGTGTTCTCTTGGACTTCAGTGATCCCCAGAGGCAGGTAGCCGCGCAAATGGGATTGGGTATTCCAGATTATCCATATGTATCTTCACTTAATCATGTATATGGTTATGCCGGACAGGACCCAGTTAACTATATTGATCCGACCGGAGAGGGGGTTGTAAAGTTAGCTATAAAAGTTGCCAATAAAGTAGGCTTTGATTTTGATGGACCTAAAAAAAGCAAGGATGGAATGCGCATATGCCAAATCAGATATAAGAAGAAGCCTATTTTTAGATTAGATAAACATCCTATTAGCCCAACAGATAGGACTCCTGTAGTACACTTTCATGTGGCCCCAAACATGAAAAAACATAGGAAAGTTCCTGGGTTTTAA